The following are encoded together in the Sphingomonas insulae genome:
- a CDS encoding DUF3768 domain-containing protein — protein MIGSERNKCVHATCSHNDRRRRIRDLNDGLRRYARAGIICVTAGVQALGAEGVEAALLGVRDFDAFTPDNDPYDEHDFGSFKAAGERMLWKIDYYDRERRFGSPDPADPAVTTRVLTIMLSSEY, from the coding sequence ATGATTGGAAGCGAACGGAATAAGTGCGTCCACGCCACATGCAGTCACAATGATCGCCGGAGGCGCATACGTGATCTCAACGATGGTCTTAGGCGCTATGCCCGCGCCGGGATCATATGCGTCACGGCAGGTGTACAGGCGCTCGGTGCTGAGGGCGTTGAAGCTGCCTTGCTCGGTGTTCGCGACTTCGACGCCTTCACCCCAGACAACGATCCGTACGACGAACATGACTTCGGGTCGTTCAAAGCTGCCGGTGAGCGGATGCTATGGAAGATCGACTACTACGACCGTGAGCGGCGCTTCGGGTCGCCTGATCCTGCCGACCCCGCCGTCACCACACGCGTCCTGACGATCATGCTCTCGTCGGAATACTAA
- a CDS encoding tyrosine-type recombinase/integrase gives MPQPAKVLGAADVRLLLRHVIGHRHSCRNQTMILLSFKAGMRACEIAGLDWPMLLSATGRLGEHIYLHAHISKNGTARRIPLHPDLAASLRRLHAVYGKPRDGPVIRSERGRHMTAHSVVNWFGSVYAELGFAGCSSHSGRRTFITRSARLLPRSGGSLRDIQELVGHRDLSTTQRYIEGDRDAQRKLIRLI, from the coding sequence ATGCCGCAGCCTGCTAAGGTGCTGGGGGCCGCTGACGTGCGCCTGCTGTTACGCCACGTCATCGGTCACCGCCATTCGTGTCGCAATCAGACGATGATCCTGTTGAGCTTCAAAGCCGGGATGCGCGCCTGTGAGATCGCCGGTCTCGATTGGCCCATGCTGCTGTCAGCAACTGGCCGGCTTGGCGAGCACATCTACTTACACGCCCATATCTCGAAGAACGGGACTGCGCGGCGCATCCCCCTGCATCCCGACCTCGCGGCATCCCTACGCCGCCTTCACGCTGTGTACGGTAAACCACGCGATGGCCCTGTGATCCGCTCGGAGCGCGGCCGGCATATGACAGCCCACAGCGTCGTGAACTGGTTCGGCAGCGTCTATGCAGAGCTAGGCTTCGCCGGCTGTTCGTCGCATTCGGGCAGACGCACCTTCATCACCCGGTCGGCACGACTCCTGCCTCGCAGCGGCGGATCGCTTCGCGACATCCAGGAACTCGTCGGACACCGCGACCTAAGTACCACGCAACGGTACATTGAGGGCGACCGCGACGCCCAGCGCAAGCTGATCCGCCTGATTTAA
- the rpmA gene encoding 50S ribosomal protein L27 — MAHKKAGGSSRNGRDSAGRRLGVKKFGGQEAIAGNILVRQRGTKFYPGANVGIGKDHTLFALVDGRVAFHEGKLGRKFCSVQIMAEAAE; from the coding sequence ATGGCACATAAGAAAGCAGGCGGTTCGTCGCGCAACGGTCGCGATTCGGCCGGTCGTCGCCTCGGCGTGAAGAAGTTCGGTGGTCAGGAAGCGATCGCCGGCAACATCCTCGTGCGTCAGCGCGGCACCAAATTCTATCCGGGCGCCAACGTCGGCATCGGCAAGGATCACACCTTGTTCGCGCTCGTCGACGGTCGCGTGGCGTTCCACGAGGGCAAGCTCGGCCGTAAATTCTGCTCGGTGCAGATTATGGCGGAAGCCGCCGAATAA
- a CDS encoding S8 family serine peptidase produces MAPPPGYVITPSDKQPIRSVNDTAEFRRNYGANEFMGALYALDSKFTGQNVKVAVIDDGVVNVNGELDGRIDMNLSKDFGYLIAADGTRTKRNELGSSTSDHGTAVANVLAAAANGRGTIGYAPNATIVALRVADWDEKTQAEQLWHTDEAILYAANNGIKIVSSSLVGGSANWTAATTRLGATGGLLVNSAGNFGAANPYNAEWVNDENRKAVLFVVALSPALNSYQIESYSNKAGTMKDRTVAAIGSNVTTKVDGSIGVFSGTSSATPSVAALAADILSKWPQLTGQQAGDVILSTAKDLGAPGSDEIYGMGLVDFKAALAPINPKLSNGTTQSSVQTSVMSVPTAMGAGSLQTALSNVTVLDDFGRDYTGSVAGMVIKPQLAADRRIERRVRQMNSHADVSFGGFSGSFGYATNRFGPGADQVRTEAMAGSMAFVHGQDGFHAAWNSSDSLQSDVMGLAPFADGVLAYVPQADTSFGYDRYMAGGKLGLMMSSGRSFGSAANAVTVGWSTSHTDMRISYIDESGSIMGMPTGKGALRLGRGARTMMIEAHHSFGIAEGWNLESYGSLGITRLKIDAASLVTGSTGILGSRLGFQATGQMLGGLLSFGVAQPLSIESGSAKLTYGTGYDLTNQSLVYRTTKASLAGERRLQLTTGYSTGGVRSSFRIGMMQDIANGSTSALAGWNAHF; encoded by the coding sequence GTGGCGCCGCCGCCGGGCTACGTGATCACGCCGTCAGACAAGCAGCCGATCCGTTCGGTAAACGACACCGCCGAGTTCCGCCGCAACTACGGTGCGAACGAGTTCATGGGCGCGCTCTACGCGCTCGATTCCAAGTTCACCGGCCAGAACGTGAAGGTCGCCGTCATCGACGACGGCGTGGTCAACGTCAACGGCGAGCTCGACGGCCGCATCGACATGAACCTGTCCAAGGACTTCGGCTACTTGATCGCGGCCGACGGCACACGCACCAAGCGCAATGAGCTCGGCAGCTCCACCTCCGACCACGGCACGGCGGTCGCGAACGTCCTCGCGGCCGCGGCGAACGGCAGGGGCACGATCGGCTATGCGCCCAATGCGACCATCGTTGCGCTGCGCGTCGCCGACTGGGACGAGAAGACGCAGGCCGAGCAGCTCTGGCACACCGACGAGGCGATCCTCTACGCCGCCAACAACGGCATCAAGATCGTCAGCAGCTCGCTGGTCGGCGGCAGCGCGAACTGGACCGCGGCGACAACCCGCTTAGGCGCGACGGGCGGCCTGCTGGTCAACTCGGCGGGTAACTTCGGGGCCGCCAATCCGTACAACGCCGAGTGGGTGAACGACGAGAACCGTAAGGCGGTCCTGTTCGTGGTCGCGCTCTCGCCAGCCCTCAACTCCTATCAGATCGAGAGCTACTCGAACAAGGCCGGCACCATGAAGGACCGGACCGTGGCGGCGATCGGCTCGAACGTAACGACGAAGGTCGACGGCTCCATCGGGGTCTTCTCCGGCACCAGCTCGGCAACGCCGAGCGTGGCGGCGCTCGCAGCCGACATCCTGTCCAAGTGGCCGCAGTTGACCGGTCAGCAGGCTGGCGACGTCATCCTCAGCACCGCCAAGGATCTGGGCGCGCCCGGTTCTGACGAGATTTACGGCATGGGCCTCGTCGACTTCAAGGCGGCGCTGGCTCCGATTAATCCTAAACTATCGAACGGCACCACCCAGAGCAGCGTCCAGACCTCGGTCATGAGCGTGCCAACCGCGATGGGCGCGGGCTCGCTGCAGACGGCGCTTTCCAACGTCACCGTCCTTGACGACTTCGGCCGCGACTACACGGGTTCGGTCGCCGGAATGGTGATTAAGCCGCAGCTGGCCGCCGACCGCCGCATCGAGCGCCGCGTGCGCCAAATGAACAGCCACGCCGACGTCTCGTTCGGCGGGTTCTCTGGCAGCTTCGGCTACGCCACCAACCGCTTCGGCCCGGGTGCCGATCAGGTGCGCACCGAGGCGATGGCCGGCAGCATGGCCTTCGTGCACGGACAGGACGGCTTCCACGCCGCCTGGAACTCGTCGGATTCGCTCCAATCGGACGTAATGGGCCTCGCGCCTTTCGCCGACGGCGTGCTGGCGTACGTGCCCCAGGCAGACACCAGCTTCGGCTACGATCGCTACATGGCGGGCGGCAAGCTCGGCCTGATGATGTCGTCAGGCCGTAGCTTCGGCAGTGCGGCCAACGCGGTGACGGTCGGTTGGTCGACGTCGCACACTGACATGCGCATTTCGTATATTGACGAGAGCGGCTCCATCATGGGCATGCCCACGGGCAAAGGCGCGCTGCGTCTTGGTCGCGGTGCCCGCACAATGATGATCGAGGCGCACCACAGCTTCGGCATCGCCGAGGGCTGGAACCTAGAGAGCTACGGCTCGCTCGGCATCACCCGCCTCAAGATCGATGCGGCGTCGCTGGTGACCGGCTCGACCGGCATCCTCGGCTCGCGTTTGGGCTTCCAGGCGACCGGCCAGATGCTCGGCGGCCTGCTGTCTTTCGGCGTCGCTCAGCCGCTCTCGATCGAATCTGGTTCGGCGAAGCTGACGTACGGGACAGGATATGACCTGACCAACCAGTCGCTGGTCTACCGTACCACCAAGGCAAGCCTTGCAGGCGAGCGCCGCCTGCAGCTGACCACCGGCTACTCGACCGGTGGCGTACGGTCGTCCTTCCGCATCGGAATGATGCAGGACATCGCAAACGGTTCCACTAGCGCGCTCGCCGGCTGGAACGCGCACTTCTGA
- the rplU gene encoding 50S ribosomal protein L21: MFAVVRTGGKQYRVAAGDKIVVEKLDGEAGASITLGDVLLAGEGSELKSVEGLTVAAEIVAQAKGEKVIVFKKRRRHNYRRKNGHRQNHTILKIVSVG; encoded by the coding sequence ATGTTCGCAGTCGTGCGCACGGGCGGCAAGCAGTATCGCGTCGCCGCCGGAGACAAAATCGTCGTCGAAAAGCTGGACGGCGAAGCCGGCGCATCGATCACGCTGGGTGACGTCCTGCTTGCAGGCGAAGGCTCGGAACTGAAGAGCGTCGAGGGTCTCACCGTTGCCGCCGAAATCGTCGCGCAGGCGAAGGGCGAGAAGGTCATCGTCTTCAAGAAGCGTCGCCGTCACAATTATCGCCGCAAGAACGGTCATCGCCAGAACCACACGATCCTCAAGATCGTTTCGGTCGGCTGA
- a CDS encoding DUF6961 family protein, producing the protein MASDHELWAIALNVEQNYGSEGARHIAERIGGAALAGEWEAVALWKAVAAKYDLLRQDVGARP; encoded by the coding sequence ATGGCTTCAGATCACGAGCTATGGGCCATCGCACTGAATGTCGAACAGAATTACGGGAGTGAAGGCGCGAGACACATCGCCGAGCGAATCGGCGGCGCAGCCCTCGCTGGCGAATGGGAGGCGGTCGCGTTGTGGAAGGCGGTCGCGGCGAAATATGATCTTCTTCGTCAGGACGTCGGCGCGCGTCCCTGA
- a CDS encoding Y-family DNA polymerase yields the protein MTTPIALIDCNNYYVSCERAFDASLVGVPVIVLSNNDGCAIARSAEAKALGIKMGDPIHHLRDKVRQHRIRVLSSNYTLYGDMQRRVIAACEAFARDFEIYSIDETFLDLAGFEDRDLVAHAHEMRDQVRQWTTIPTCVGIAETKTLAKLANAAAKKNPGFNGVADLRDEGVRHEVMHAFPVGDVWGVGGATARKLTDLGITTAGTLRDMPMKQARAVGTVVLERLVAELRGVPSAAVEMVAPQRKGMAVTRSFGTPVTTFDGLMGALSQYALRAGEKLRHHGLVAARLTAFFHTNRHKPDRPQYAGSRTVTLHPMTNDRLELIAAARRGAERAWRDGYAYTKAGIMLDDLIAADMRPRTLFDEDTGKRDRLMSALDEINGRFGKWTAVTASQGFRREWKLRSEMRSPAWTTSIAELPTVKA from the coding sequence ATGACCACGCCGATCGCGCTGATCGATTGCAACAACTACTACGTCTCGTGCGAGCGGGCATTCGACGCCAGCCTCGTTGGTGTGCCGGTGATTGTCCTGTCGAACAATGACGGCTGCGCCATCGCGCGCTCGGCCGAAGCGAAGGCGCTGGGCATCAAGATGGGCGATCCTATCCACCATCTGCGCGACAAGGTGCGGCAGCATCGCATCCGTGTCCTGTCATCGAACTACACGCTCTACGGCGACATGCAGCGCCGGGTGATCGCGGCATGCGAGGCGTTCGCCCGCGACTTCGAGATCTATTCGATCGACGAGACCTTCCTCGACCTCGCCGGCTTCGAGGATCGCGATCTGGTCGCCCACGCACACGAGATGCGGGATCAGGTACGCCAATGGACGACGATTCCGACCTGCGTGGGCATCGCCGAGACCAAGACGCTGGCGAAACTCGCCAACGCCGCAGCCAAGAAGAACCCAGGCTTCAACGGGGTGGCTGATCTTCGTGACGAGGGCGTCCGGCATGAGGTAATGCATGCCTTCCCGGTCGGGGATGTCTGGGGCGTTGGCGGTGCCACGGCCCGCAAGCTGACCGATCTTGGCATCACGACGGCTGGGACGTTGCGCGATATGCCGATGAAGCAAGCGCGTGCGGTCGGCACGGTCGTGCTCGAACGTCTTGTCGCCGAGCTGCGCGGTGTCCCGTCGGCCGCCGTCGAGATGGTCGCGCCCCAGCGTAAGGGCATGGCCGTGACGCGGTCCTTCGGGACGCCGGTGACCACGTTCGACGGGCTGATGGGCGCGCTCAGCCAATATGCCCTGCGCGCTGGCGAGAAGTTGCGACACCACGGCCTCGTCGCCGCCAGGCTGACCGCCTTCTTCCATACCAACCGCCACAAGCCCGACCGGCCGCAATATGCCGGGTCGCGCACGGTGACCTTGCACCCGATGACGAATGACAGGCTTGAACTGATCGCCGCGGCGCGTCGCGGTGCTGAACGGGCGTGGCGAGACGGTTACGCCTACACGAAGGCGGGCATCATGCTCGACGACCTAATCGCCGCGGACATGCGACCGCGAACGTTGTTCGACGAGGACACTGGCAAGCGCGATCGGTTGATGAGCGCGCTCGACGAGATCAACGGCAGGTTCGGCAAGTGGACCGCTGTGACGGCATCGCAGGGGTTCAGGCGCGAATGGAAGCTCCGGTCAGAGATGCGGTCGCCAGCATGGACGACTAGCATCGCCGAGTTGCCTACCGTGAAGGCATAG
- a CDS encoding GNAT family N-acetyltransferase, producing MFARTNRLTLRPAWPEDAPTLAQAIGHEVVTRMLMRVPFPYDVADAEAFCTLPRGPHEPRFLIEAHDGRAPTLIGGIAIDDLGGGDMLFGYWLTPSAWGRGYATEAGHAVVAMARHALPIDRLTAWHFTDNPASGAVLRKLGFRATGGTMMKTSVARREPAAATGYALDLAEEDRPTMRIAA from the coding sequence ATGTTCGCGCGCACCAACAGACTGACCTTGCGGCCCGCGTGGCCGGAGGATGCGCCCACGCTGGCGCAGGCGATCGGCCACGAAGTGGTCACGCGCATGCTGATGCGCGTGCCATTCCCCTATGACGTCGCCGATGCCGAGGCGTTCTGCACCCTGCCGCGGGGACCGCATGAGCCCCGATTCCTGATCGAAGCGCACGATGGTCGCGCACCCACGCTGATCGGCGGCATCGCGATCGACGATCTGGGCGGTGGCGACATGCTGTTCGGCTATTGGCTGACACCGTCTGCCTGGGGACGCGGCTATGCGACCGAGGCGGGGCATGCCGTCGTCGCGATGGCGCGCCACGCGCTGCCGATCGATCGCCTGACCGCATGGCACTTCACCGACAACCCCGCATCCGGCGCCGTCCTGCGCAAGCTCGGCTTCCGCGCGACGGGGGGGACGATGATGAAGACGTCCGTCGCCCGGCGCGAGCCCGCAGCGGCCACCGGCTACGCGCTCGATCTGGCGGAGGAGGATCGACCGACCATGCGGATCGCAGCGTAA
- a CDS encoding LexA family protein yields MTTLRLHEIPYELVQREVPFFLCRTPAGFPSPAQDDMEEPIDLGAWLVEHPAASYIMRVDGQSMAGADINDGDLIVVNRAKTPRSGAIVVALVHGDRTLKRLRHMDGRYWLIPEAEGYSHILVDEHVEIWGVVVGVARKMA; encoded by the coding sequence ATGACCACGCTGCGGCTGCACGAAATACCGTACGAACTGGTGCAGCGCGAGGTGCCATTCTTCCTGTGCCGCACACCCGCTGGCTTCCCGTCACCCGCACAAGACGACATGGAAGAGCCGATCGACCTTGGCGCCTGGCTCGTCGAGCATCCTGCCGCCAGCTACATCATGCGGGTGGACGGTCAGTCTATGGCGGGCGCCGACATCAACGATGGTGATCTCATCGTCGTGAACCGCGCAAAGACGCCGCGATCTGGCGCCATCGTTGTGGCGCTGGTGCATGGCGACCGGACGTTAAAGCGTCTGCGCCACATGGACGGTCGGTACTGGCTGATCCCCGAGGCAGAGGGCTATTCGCACATCTTGGTCGATGAGCATGTCGAGATCTGGGGCGTCGTGGTGGGTGTCGCCCGCAAGATGGCATGA
- the hspQ gene encoding heat shock protein HspQ, with product MPRHDPIGTSSLVEIDPPAVAHARFSIGEVVRHRVFDFRGVIFDVDPVFANTDEWYEAIPESVRPAKDQPFYHLLAENMESSYVAYVSQQNLVPDDSDEPIDHPAIPGLFNDFADGRYALRREHRH from the coding sequence ATGCCCCGCCATGATCCCATCGGCACGTCCTCCCTGGTCGAGATCGACCCGCCGGCCGTCGCACACGCACGTTTCTCGATCGGCGAGGTCGTGCGGCATCGGGTGTTTGATTTTCGGGGAGTCATTTTCGATGTCGACCCGGTGTTTGCGAATACCGACGAATGGTACGAGGCAATTCCGGAATCGGTGCGGCCCGCGAAGGACCAGCCTTTTTACCATCTGCTCGCCGAAAACATGGAGTCGAGCTACGTCGCCTATGTCAGCCAGCAGAACCTGGTGCCGGACGACAGCGACGAACCGATCGACCATCCGGCGATTCCCGGGCTGTTCAACGATTTCGCGGACGGGCGTTATGCGCTGCGCCGGGAGCACCGCCACTAG